Proteins from a genomic interval of Garra rufa chromosome 4, GarRuf1.0, whole genome shotgun sequence:
- the LOC141334067 gene encoding uncharacterized protein — translation MAFIKEESEDLKIEETFRVKQEDTEEQTDLMALKEEEVLDEIKEEDQYENLQSISEQENLKVHRRIQTGKKPFTCQQCRKSFTSEIGLKIHMRIHPGKKTFTCRQCGKSFTRRGLKEHMRIHTELCPFTCQRCGKRFIRKRDFVSHMSIHTGKKPFTCQQCGKSFTRKTSLKEHMRIHTIECPFTCQQCGKIFTRIIDFVSHMSIHTGKKPFTCQQCGKKFTRERGLKEHMRIHTGECPFTCQQCGKSYTRERNFVSHMSIHSGKKPFTCQQCGKSFSRKAALDWHVGIHTGEKPFSCQLCRKSFTCKVYLNRHMMTHTEKSP, via the coding sequence ACCTAATGGCGCTGAAAGAGGAGGAAGTACTTGATGAAATTAAAGAGGAAGATCAATATGAGAATCTTCAGAGTATCAGCGAACAAGAAAACCTTAAAGTTCACAGAAGAATTCAGACTGGAAAAAAGCCattcacctgtcaacagtgtcGTAAAAGTTTCACTAGTGAAATAggtcttaaaatccacatgagaattcacccTGGAAAAAAAACGTTCACCTGTcgacagtgtggaaaaagtttcactagaAGAGGTCTTAAagaacacatgagaattcacacagaatTGTGTCCCTTTACCTGCCAACGATGTGGAAAAAGATTCATTCGTAAAAGAGATTTTGTAAGCCacatgagcattcacactggaaaaaagcctttcacctgccaacagtgtggaaaaagtttcactcgtaaaacAAGTCTTAAagagcacatgagaattcacacaataGAGTGTCCCtttacctgccaacaatgtggaaaaataTTCACTCGTATAATAGATTTTGTAAGCCACATGAGCATTCACACAGGAAAAaaaccttttacctgccaacagtgtggaaaaaaatTCACTCGTGAAAGAGGTCTTAAagagcacatgagaattcacacaggagagtgtccctttacctgccaacagtgtggaaaaagttacaCTCGTGAAAGGAATTTTGTAAGCCACATGAGTATACACTCTGgaaaaaagcctttcacctgccaacagtgtggaaaaagtttcagtcgTAAAGCTGCTCTTGACTGGCATGtgggaattcacactggagagaagcctttttcCTGCCAACTGTGTAGAAAAAGCTTCACTTGTAAAGTATatcttaacaggcacatgatGACTCACACTGAAAAGAGCCCATAA